aattaattttctataaatgcgaaaaatataatttttgaaatatgaaGTAACTAATTTTCTTAGAGAATTTTGTTCAGTGCTCCCGTTCAGCTTTCCCTCGACACTACGCCTTCTGTAGGACCTAGACCCAATCGAATTATGTTAATCGATGAAAATGGCGGCAAAACTAGCCTACTCACGCCCCCACCCGACAGCTTCCTTCTGCCTCGCTCCGGATTCTGAGGCGGAAACGGATGTGGCCAATCCAACGGGCCTGAATGAAGGGGTGTGGGCCGTGTTAATGGAGCAGGGTCTTCATCTCGAATCAGTCTATTGCGAACTGCTGTCGCGTTCAAATGGCGCTTTATCGCTTCTCATGGCTTCTACTCGACATTTTCCCTTGGGTTTTCGTCTTCGTTCACCAATCGAAGGCACTGTGTACCTCTTTGCCAGCCAGTGAGTCCCTTAATTAACACTTTGGccaaaacatttatttaactaaGAAACAATGAACCTActtcctgtgtgtgtgcgtgtgtcctTGTGTGCATTAACTTATAAGCTAAATAATGGCTTTAATATGGACCACAAAAGGGCGAAAGCTCCACTGAATAAAACAAACTGCAAGATTGAATGAAGGATCGTAAACCTGAAATAATATATGGAATTAGGCATTTAAAGAAAAAGGTTTAAATTTCAAGATAGAATAATATACTCATCGCTAAAGACCTAATATTACTAATACTAGTTTTCACTCACCTCCTGAGTAATACTCTGCCCCTCTTCAATGAATCTTCGCCTGGATCCTCCTTGCCCAAATAAATGCGAAGTCCTGCGAGGGCCCGCTTGAAATAGTCATCCCAGTCGAGACGGCTCATGTCAAACTCGTATAGCAACTGGTCGTCCGGCGACAATTGCTTCCACAGGTGTTGCGTATTATTGGTGTCGAATTTCCACGAGGTGTCCACAAAGGGAGACAGGACCtcaatatttttgtgtattttatcATAGAGCTTAATCAGACGCGGTTTGCGACCACGCAGACGCAGCACCATATCGATAGCGTAGCCCGGAAGGAGGTGGTAGAAGTAGACCAGGAACTTAAACAGCCACATGGATCTTGTGCAATGCAAGAATGGCTTCCACAACATCCGATTCAGCGGAAATGTGTTCTTTAGCTTTCCCGCTTTGTCCCGGAATCCTCCCCACGTAATCGGCCGCCTCTCGCTGGGCGTGAAGTTATAGATGGGCGGGTCCGGGTGATGCGCTTTGAGGGCATTCCTGGCCGTGTCCCAGGCGAGGACTATCATCGTGTTGACACAGTAATCCACCGGCACAATACCAGCCTGGGCATGCACATTGAGAAGCGTGATGCGAATGAATCCGCGGGCAGCGCCATAGAGCACAGCTATGGGTCCATATAAGTTGTCAATCCAGCCCGACATCGGCTCCTTGTAGGTGGCAATAACTGAAGGAGAATACTTCGGGTTAGTGGGGCATAGCCTCAGCCGCTGACTACATCACCTACTGGCGCCAGGACGAAAGATGCAAAACGGGAGATCGCCGGCCTCGTTCTGGAGCAGCTGCTCTGCCAGGGCCTTGGTGTAGGTGTAGGTATTCGGGAATTTGCCCAGCAGGACCGGCGTCATATTGTCCACCAGCTCGTCGTCCAAAGTCTCGTACAGCTGTAGGACCTTTCGGACGGGACGGTTCAGGTTCTCGGGGTAGTAACGTTCCTCGATGTGCTTCTCCACGCAGTTCGAAAAGGCGGTCGACACGTGCACGAAGGCCACCAGGTGCTGCATTTCCTTGGCCAGCTCCATCATGAGCAGCGCAGCCCGCGTATTAATGGCCAGGGCAATGTGCAGTGGCTCCATAAAGCGCACGGTAGCGGCACCGTGGAACACCACTTGGACCTCGTCCAGAAGGAGCTGGCGGTCGGAGGGACTCAGGCCAAGATCCGGGGCCTGGCAGTCCCCAGCAAGGGGCGCCACTCGCTTCAGCACGTCGGGATCCGATTGCAAAAGCAATAAGAAAACCTatagaacaaaacaaaatcttGATCTAGGGTCGATTCCTTATGAACTTAACACTATCCtgatttactatttatttatttgactttGCAAACAATGCAAATGAGCTTCGATGGTGACAACTATAGACAGTCACGGTAGCCATTATTTGTATGTAAATTCGTGTTTATAACGCGATAATAATCTATCAAAATCAGCAAAATTGTAATTCTAATCAGACCTGCATAATTAACTTAGAAAACTATGCAGAATTGTGTTTTCTTCCCTTTTTAATCCGCCGATGCATACCAGTTCAACACTTcgaaattttttaatttattcataacATATATCACTTGCAGATTGTAGTCTCAAGATAATTACGGCCACATCCATAGTTGTCTTCCACTATCAtccatttttaattgcaatcaATCTAATAAAGGCGTGACACATTTAATTATTGAGCAATTCAATGAAATGTCCAAAGAATTTTTAAGGAATTCACATATAAATCAAAGTTTCAGGCTTCGAAAAACAAGATTAAAACCTAAGAGTCATTTTTGGAACTTTAAATTTCAAGTAAATCCGTGGAATTCCATGAAATTATTCAGGTTAATCGGTTAGATGTCCTACCAATTCTGAGGACTTACTCACCGGGTCAGTCTCCCAGGTGGCAAAACGATCCTGCACGTCCTGGCCATTCTTGGTGCGGAGCAGCACATAGATACGTTTCACCTTCGTGGTGCGAAGCAGCTTCTCAATGAGCACTGAAAAGAGCAAGAGACTTGATCTTGAACTTGAACTGGTCTCGTTG
Above is a genomic segment from Drosophila kikkawai strain 14028-0561.14 chromosome 3R, DkikHiC1v2, whole genome shotgun sequence containing:
- the LOC108077717 gene encoding fatty acyl-CoA reductase wat isoform X2; translated protein: MLLARLASSPASAVLIEKLLRTTKVKRIYVLLRTKNGQDVQDRFATWETDPVFLLLLQSDPDVLKRVAPLAGDCQAPDLGLSPSDRQLLLDEVQVVFHGAATVRFMEPLHIALAINTRAALLMMELAKEMQHLVAFVHVSTAFSNCVEKHIEERYYPENLNRPVRKVLQLYETLDDELVDNMTPVLLGKFPNTYTYTKALAEQLLQNEAGDLPFCIFRPGAIIATYKEPMSGWIDNLYGPIAVLYGAARGFIRITLLNVHAQAGIVPVDYCVNTMIVLAWDTARNALKAHHPDPPIYNFTPSERRPITWGGFRDKAGKLKNTFPLNRMLWKPFLHCTRSMWLFKFLVYFYHLLPGYAIDMVLRLRGRKPRLIKLYDKIHKNIEVLSPFVDTSWKFDTNNTQHLWKQLSPDDQLLYEFDMSRLDWDDYFKRALAGLRIYLGKEDPGEDSLKRGRVLLRRFTILHSILQFVLFSGAFALLWSILKPLFSL
- the LOC108077717 gene encoding fatty acyl-CoA reductase wat isoform X1 codes for the protein MATDVQTFYKDKVVFLTGGSGFLGKVLIEKLLRTTKVKRIYVLLRTKNGQDVQDRFATWETDPVFLLLLQSDPDVLKRVAPLAGDCQAPDLGLSPSDRQLLLDEVQVVFHGAATVRFMEPLHIALAINTRAALLMMELAKEMQHLVAFVHVSTAFSNCVEKHIEERYYPENLNRPVRKVLQLYETLDDELVDNMTPVLLGKFPNTYTYTKALAEQLLQNEAGDLPFCIFRPGAIIATYKEPMSGWIDNLYGPIAVLYGAARGFIRITLLNVHAQAGIVPVDYCVNTMIVLAWDTARNALKAHHPDPPIYNFTPSERRPITWGGFRDKAGKLKNTFPLNRMLWKPFLHCTRSMWLFKFLVYFYHLLPGYAIDMVLRLRGRKPRLIKLYDKIHKNIEVLSPFVDTSWKFDTNNTQHLWKQLSPDDQLLYEFDMSRLDWDDYFKRALAGLRIYLGKEDPGEDSLKRGRVLLRRFTILHSILQFVLFSGAFALLWSILKPLFSL